One Drosophila teissieri strain GT53w chromosome X, Prin_Dtei_1.1, whole genome shotgun sequence genomic window, CTCGAAGTATTTCAGCAAGAAGCGCCACTTAAGCTCGCTTTTCTCGCGCTCCGCCAGTCGGTCGAAGTCCTCCGCCCGAAGTCCCAGGATTCGTTCTGCCGGCTGTCCAGCTAACCGGGCTTCGACGAGAGTGCCCGTCTGGTCGGACAAATGGATGTTGATACTGAAGTAGCTGATGTATCTGGGTTCATCATTGGCCAGCGAGAAATCCATCTGACAGGCGTCCGAGGCGCAATCTTCCAGGTTCCGTGGTATATGTCGTTGACAGGCAGTGCTGTAAAGTAAGAGTGTGTACTAAAATCGTGGAAAAGTACGTAACAAGTAGTGCACCCTAGAATGTtcacatatatattctatacACTGGTGGAGTCGATTTAGTCATGTCCGGGATGCGGGATGGGGTTGTATAACACTTACCACTTCCTGTTGACGTGGGAGGACAGTCCATCTAAGTCGAACTTGGTGACCATGGCATACAGCACTGCTGTAAACTGATGCATGGACGTATCCTGCAGTTCGCCCTCGGCGCGGGAATATATCTGCTTAACCGTCATCTGCGTCTGAATGCTGGCAACTAAAAGTAGGATAGAAAAAATTCAAGTAAATACTACGCCCGGATCATTAACCTTTACTCACCTGCAGGCAAGTTGTCCAGCTCTGTCTGGGCACAGCCCCTAAAACTTCTTGAAGGTACAGTGGCGGCAAAAGCTAGCAAAAGGCGGCAATCCTCTCCAGCCACCTCGGGATTTTCGCAAATAAGCGTGCAATTTGAATGGGAAAGCACGGGACAACGATGAAAGTTCGAGTAGGAAACACGCACATCGAGCAAATGCAGGACAGTGCGAAGTGGCCGCCAGTGTTGAGCACGTCGTATCCAGTCGGGTTGCCAAACGGAGAGCAGCATGCCCTCCGGATAGCTGGCATCGATCACAATTACCTCCAGGCAGTGCAGCAGCTCCTGGAACTCACAGTGTGACACCTGCAGCTTTCGCTTAATCTGACGCACTGGCCGCACTGCAGCCACGACCACCAGTAGATCCACATTGGTGGTGATTATCTTATCGGGGGATTCCAGGCCGGAACGCACATCTGCCAACTTAAGAACCGCTCCAAGCGGTTTTATGGGTCGCTGCAGTAACTGTTGCAGGATTGTTATGTGGTCAGA contains:
- the LOC122624328 gene encoding protein hold'em encodes the protein MAKRIKFQRLAEMRPTMTRFSTVALIVSKSSPNIFYDKMSGTERGVLTLTIRDSPNHLTNCKCWGQRACVDEYVTMLQIGHVVDIVGAKVMSIPATPPGEQRYQPQATVSCALVVNEGSGYVMHHNNEDSDHITILQQLLQRPIKPLGAVLKLADVRSGLESPDKIITTNVDLLVVVAAVRPVRQIKRKLQVSHCEFQELLHCLEVIVIDASYPEGMLLSVWQPDWIRRAQHWRPLRTVLHLLDVRVSYSNFHRCPVLSHSNCTLICENPEVAGEDCRLLLAFAATVPSRSFRGCAQTELDNLPAVASIQTQMTVKQIYSRAEGELQDTSMHQFTAVLYAMVTKFDLDGLSSHVNRKCTACQRHIPRNLEDCASDACQMDFSLANDEPRYISYFSINIHLSDQTGTLVEARLAGQPAERILGLRAEDFDRLAEREKSELKWRFLLKYFEVRLMIKKPVDVRNNLVVVVVDMQATPLEKLVAKVAVF